From Natranaerovirga hydrolytica, the proteins below share one genomic window:
- a CDS encoding tagaturonate reductase, whose translation MQELNKTVAQKTERPVKVLQFGEGNFLRAFVDWILQEANDKELINTNVAVVQPIEMGRVKDLEKQDGLYTVFLEGIKNKEVVSQKQVIDVLDDFINPYTEYDQYLAYAKSEELRYIISNTTEAGIILDKEDTKLDTCPNSFPGKLLALLVERYKYFDGDKNKGLIILPCELIDHNGKELKKVMNELAGLVGLEEDFITWLNEANTFCSTLVDRIVTGYPRNEIEKVTKELGYVDNSVVKCEIFHLWVIETQDPKVKEEFPVDKAGLDVIFVDDLTPYKQRKVSILNGSHTAMVPVGYLYGIDTVRETVEDEVMGQFVKDVMFNEIIPTQDLPKDELDKFADEVLDRFKNPYIYHELLAISLNSTTKYKTRILPTVIKYLDRKNELPKRLLFSLASMLVFFKGERNGEKIPVNDNKEFLDMYEALWGSYDGSTESVDKIVKQFLGLKDHWEFDFAKYPEVEKFVSESVYSIVNDGMKAAIKKVM comes from the coding sequence ATGCAAGAATTAAACAAAACCGTTGCTCAAAAAACAGAAAGACCAGTCAAAGTATTACAATTTGGAGAAGGAAATTTTTTAAGAGCATTTGTAGATTGGATATTACAAGAAGCAAACGACAAGGAACTCATTAACACAAATGTTGCTGTTGTACAACCTATTGAAATGGGACGCGTAAAAGATTTAGAAAAACAAGATGGACTATATACGGTATTTCTTGAAGGTATTAAAAATAAAGAAGTTGTGAGTCAAAAACAAGTTATTGATGTATTAGATGATTTCATTAATCCATATACTGAGTATGATCAATACTTAGCATATGCAAAAAGTGAAGAATTACGCTATATCATTTCTAATACAACTGAAGCAGGAATCATTTTAGATAAAGAAGACACAAAATTAGATACATGCCCTAATTCATTTCCAGGGAAATTATTAGCATTACTTGTAGAAAGATACAAATATTTTGATGGAGACAAAAACAAAGGATTAATTATATTACCTTGTGAGTTAATTGATCATAATGGTAAAGAGCTGAAAAAGGTAATGAATGAGTTAGCAGGTCTTGTTGGATTAGAAGAGGATTTTATTACTTGGTTAAATGAAGCCAATACTTTTTGTTCTACGTTAGTGGATAGAATTGTTACAGGGTATCCAAGAAATGAAATCGAAAAAGTAACAAAAGAATTAGGTTATGTGGATAATTCAGTTGTGAAATGTGAAATTTTCCATTTATGGGTTATAGAAACCCAAGATCCAAAAGTTAAAGAAGAATTCCCTGTAGATAAAGCAGGTTTAGATGTGATTTTTGTAGACGACTTAACACCATACAAACAACGAAAAGTAAGCATCCTAAATGGTTCTCATACTGCAATGGTTCCAGTAGGTTATTTATACGGTATAGATACGGTAAGAGAAACAGTAGAAGATGAAGTAATGGGTCAATTCGTTAAAGACGTCATGTTTAATGAAATTATACCAACTCAAGACTTACCAAAAGACGAGTTGGACAAATTTGCAGATGAAGTTTTAGATAGATTTAAAAATCCATACATTTACCATGAATTATTAGCCATATCACTTAATTCTACAACAAAGTACAAAACTAGAATTTTACCAACAGTCATTAAGTATCTTGATAGAAAAAATGAGCTACCAAAAAGATTATTATTTTCTTTAGCAAGTATGTTGGTTTTCTTTAAAGGAGAAAGAAACGGAGAAAAAATTCCTGTTAATGATAACAAAGAATTCTTAGATATGTATGAAGCATTATGGGGAAGTTACGATGGATCAACTGAAAGTGTAGATAAGATTGTAAAACAATTCTTAGGTCTTAAAGATCACTGGGAATTTGACTTTGCTAAGTATCCAGAAGTTGAAAAATTTGTATCAGAAAGTGTCTATTCAATTGTTAATGATGGAATGAAAGCAGCAATTAAAAAAGTGATGTAG
- a CDS encoding RDD family protein, whose amino-acid sequence MLVKRIVSELIDIIIMFAAVVGVLYGLANLEFLGSFESGLLNTLALVSTLIMCIAVPILLQSLFWQEGRSIGKNYVGLVVVDSLTKEKVGFSTMLVREAFSKWLSLWIMCIPIFFGKRGVHENATQTEVRVYIKKRS is encoded by the coding sequence ATGCTAGTTAAAAGAATTGTATCAGAACTAATTGATATAATTATTATGTTTGCAGCAGTAGTCGGCGTGTTATACGGACTTGCTAATTTGGAGTTTTTAGGGTCTTTTGAGAGTGGGCTTTTAAATACTTTGGCATTAGTAAGTACCTTGATTATGTGTATTGCTGTTCCAATACTGCTCCAGTCTTTGTTTTGGCAAGAAGGTAGAAGTATTGGTAAAAATTACGTGGGTTTAGTAGTCGTAGACTCACTTACAAAAGAAAAAGTTGGTTTTTCAACAATGTTAGTTCGTGAAGCATTTTCAAAATGGTTATCCTTATGGATAATGTGTATTCCAATATTTTTTGGTAAAAGAGGCGTGCACGAAAATGCAACACAAACAGAAGTAAGAGTATATATAAAAAAGAGAAGTTAA
- a CDS encoding glycoside hydrolase family 28 protein, with amino-acid sequence MNYNAVLVTSRSVTFELENKEIYFTNDKYNIYLDGELIMENQNKNVFSIYQLSPDQEYEVTLEINDHKVVKKFKTLNEKVAINVKDFGAVGDGSTDDTSAVQAAILSCPEDGRVVIPEGNYYVRPIFLKSNMTLELEENAVLLGSTHRDSYPILPGRISDKEDIEFYLGTWEGTPDDCHASLITGLYVENVKIIGLGKIDGNAQNATWWENAKVKRKSWRPRTVFLNQCNNITLQGVTIQNSPSWTLHPYFSNDLNFIDINIKNPSNSPNTDGLDPESCKNINIIGVNISVGDDCIAIKSGKLYMGQTFQKKSENIVIRNCHMRHGHGAVVLGSEMSGGIANLDVRQCLFEKTDRGLRIKTRRGRGKYATVENVSFTNIKMEEVLTPFVVNMFYHCDPDGKVQYVWDKNPLPVDDRTPFLGEFHFEDIECSDAQVAAGYFYGLPEQKIKKVSFKNVKIHFANDAASNKPAMMCHIDPVTKLGIYANNVETVELNNIEITGQEGEKVIIENCDEYIKD; translated from the coding sequence ATGAATTATAATGCAGTTTTAGTTACATCAAGAAGTGTGACATTTGAACTTGAAAATAAAGAAATATATTTTACAAATGATAAATATAACATATACTTGGATGGGGAATTGATTATGGAAAACCAAAACAAAAATGTGTTTTCCATATATCAATTATCTCCAGACCAAGAATATGAAGTGACTTTAGAAATAAATGATCATAAAGTCGTTAAAAAGTTCAAAACATTAAACGAAAAAGTCGCAATTAATGTAAAGGATTTTGGGGCAGTGGGAGATGGCAGTACAGACGATACAAGTGCAGTGCAAGCAGCCATCTTATCTTGTCCAGAGGATGGAAGAGTGGTGATTCCTGAAGGTAACTACTATGTAAGACCAATTTTCTTAAAAAGCAATATGACTCTTGAATTAGAGGAAAATGCAGTCTTATTAGGTAGTACCCACAGGGATTCTTATCCAATATTACCGGGTAGAATTTCAGATAAAGAAGATATTGAATTTTACTTAGGGACGTGGGAAGGGACACCAGATGATTGTCATGCCAGTTTAATTACTGGATTGTACGTAGAAAATGTAAAAATCATTGGTTTAGGAAAAATTGATGGCAACGCTCAAAATGCAACTTGGTGGGAAAATGCCAAAGTTAAGAGGAAATCTTGGAGACCAAGAACTGTATTTTTAAATCAATGTAATAATATTACTTTACAAGGTGTTACAATACAAAATTCACCTTCATGGACTTTGCATCCTTATTTTTCTAACGACTTAAATTTCATTGATATAAATATTAAAAATCCAAGCAATTCACCAAATACAGATGGATTGGATCCTGAGTCTTGTAAGAATATTAACATTATTGGTGTGAATATTTCTGTTGGTGATGATTGTATAGCTATTAAATCAGGAAAGCTATATATGGGACAAACTTTTCAAAAGAAATCAGAAAATATTGTTATAAGAAACTGTCATATGAGACACGGACATGGTGCTGTTGTATTAGGAAGTGAAATGTCTGGTGGTATTGCAAATTTAGACGTTAGACAGTGTTTGTTTGAAAAAACAGATAGAGGTCTTAGGATTAAAACAAGACGTGGCAGAGGAAAATACGCAACAGTAGAAAATGTTTCCTTTACCAATATAAAAATGGAAGAAGTATTAACGCCTTTTGTTGTTAATATGTTTTACCATTGTGACCCAGATGGGAAAGTACAATATGTATGGGACAAAAACCCTTTGCCAGTAGATGACCGAACACCGTTTTTAGGTGAGTTCCACTTTGAAGACATTGAGTGTAGTGATGCACAAGTAGCAGCAGGATATTTTTATGGTTTGCCTGAACAAAAAATTAAAAAAGTTAGCTTTAAAAATGTAAAAATTCATTTTGCTAATGATGCGGCTTCTAATAAACCAGCTATGATGTGTCATATTGATCCAGTAACTAAACTGGGGATATATGCAAACAATGTTGAAACAGTTGAATTAAACAATATTGAAATCACTGGTCAAGAAGGTGAAAAAGTAATTATAGAAAATTGTGATGAATACATTAAAGATTAA
- a CDS encoding UxaA family hydrolase, whose product MNKTQKITDKDNVVVALKEIKKGETVNNTQVLEDVQAGYKIAIKDIEKEQNIIKYGSPIGSAKEKIRKGSIVHVHNTKTNLDDIIDYQYEGLIVDEISTTIPDKDVNIYRRKNGQIGIRNELWIVPTVACVNRVGQKMIDVLKEEIDTSKIDGVNIYIHPYGCSQMGDDHKNTKEALQNITKHPNAGGVLVLGLGCENNQVSIFKETLGEYDKDRVKFLVAQDVKDEIKEGVKRLKELYEKMKNDKRVPGKFSEINVGLKCGGSDAFSGITANPLLGRFSDYLTYHGGTTVLTEVPEMFGAEHLLMKRAESKEVFNKIVKMINDFKKYYKSHNQPIYENPSPGNIKGGITTLEDKSLGTIQKGGHSKVVDVIDYTGKIKKNGLNLLAAPGNDLVSTTALGMCGCQLALFTTGRGTPYGVFVPTIKVSTNTKLSDKKPTWIDFDAGRLIDGVTMDDLLEDFIDKIVQIVNGKLSNNEINDAKEIALFKTGVTL is encoded by the coding sequence ATGAACAAAACACAAAAGATAACAGACAAAGACAATGTAGTCGTTGCTTTAAAAGAGATAAAGAAAGGTGAAACTGTTAATAATACTCAAGTTCTAGAAGATGTACAAGCTGGATATAAGATAGCAATAAAAGACATAGAGAAAGAACAAAATATTATAAAATATGGGTCACCAATAGGATCTGCAAAAGAAAAAATAAGAAAAGGCAGTATAGTACATGTTCATAACACAAAGACTAACTTAGATGACATAATAGATTATCAATATGAAGGGCTTATTGTCGATGAAATATCCACAACCATTCCGGATAAAGATGTGAATATATATAGAAGAAAAAATGGACAGATTGGTATAAGAAATGAATTATGGATTGTACCTACTGTTGCTTGTGTTAATAGGGTTGGACAAAAAATGATAGATGTATTAAAAGAAGAAATAGATACGTCGAAAATTGATGGCGTTAACATCTACATTCATCCATATGGTTGTTCACAAATGGGTGATGACCACAAAAATACTAAAGAAGCTTTACAAAATATAACAAAACATCCTAATGCAGGCGGTGTGTTGGTTCTTGGATTAGGGTGTGAAAACAACCAAGTATCTATCTTTAAAGAGACATTAGGAGAATACGACAAAGATAGAGTGAAATTCTTAGTGGCTCAAGATGTAAAAGATGAAATTAAAGAAGGTGTCAAACGCCTTAAAGAATTATATGAAAAAATGAAAAATGACAAAAGAGTACCAGGAAAATTCTCGGAAATTAATGTGGGTTTAAAATGTGGTGGCTCTGATGCATTTAGTGGTATAACGGCTAATCCTTTATTGGGTAGATTTTCAGATTATTTAACATACCATGGTGGTACCACTGTATTAACAGAAGTACCAGAGATGTTTGGAGCAGAACATTTACTAATGAAACGAGCAGAATCAAAAGAAGTTTTCAATAAAATCGTAAAGATGATTAACGATTTTAAAAAATACTATAAAAGTCATAATCAACCCATTTATGAAAATCCATCACCAGGTAATATCAAAGGCGGCATCACGACTTTAGAAGACAAATCATTAGGGACCATACAAAAAGGAGGTCATTCTAAAGTAGTAGATGTTATAGACTATACAGGCAAAATTAAAAAAAATGGGTTGAATTTGCTTGCAGCACCTGGAAATGACCTAGTGTCAACAACGGCATTAGGTATGTGCGGTTGCCAACTGGCATTATTTACAACAGGCAGAGGTACGCCTTATGGCGTTTTTGTACCGACTATAAAAGTATCAACCAACACAAAATTATCAGATAAAAAACCAACTTGGATAGATTTTGATGCAGGACGATTAATAGATGGTGTTACAATGGATGATTTATTAGAAGACTTCATTGATAAGATAGTCCAAATTGTTAATGGTAAGTTATCCAACAATGAAATAAATGATGCGAAAGAAATAGCCCTGTTTAAAACAGGTGTAACACTATAA
- a CDS encoding glycoside hydrolase family 88/105 protein → MKNLESVKQYSKQFIEDFTPYKKGKWCYEDGIILSACEYLYKVTKEESYNDFILNYLDKAIDDNGNLAQYKKEDYNIDNINAGKVLFDAYDQTQKDKFKKAMELLYSQLETHPRTNSGSFWHKKRYPFQIWLDGLYMGQPYYARYIKEYTDSNNYDDILKQFKNVKEYLWDEERELYIHAYDENKVMQWADKETGKAPNVWSRAVGWVAMALVDVMEICDTPEVTDALKPMLKEQIDGMIRYQDDSGMWYQVVDQPEVEGNYLETSGTVMFAYAILKGVRLGLLDEKYLAIGKKAFNGTVKQYFYEEDNKYHLGGTCEVAGLDNEKRDGSVAYYLSEKIVVDEAKGVAPFLMALSEMILLD, encoded by the coding sequence ATGAAAAATCTAGAATCCGTTAAGCAATATTCAAAACAATTTATTGAAGATTTCACACCTTATAAAAAAGGGAAATGGTGTTATGAAGATGGTATCATACTTTCTGCTTGTGAATATTTATATAAAGTTACAAAAGAAGAATCTTATAATGATTTTATACTAAATTACCTAGATAAAGCAATAGATGATAATGGTAATTTGGCACAATACAAAAAAGAAGATTACAACATAGACAATATTAATGCAGGGAAAGTATTATTTGATGCATACGATCAAACCCAAAAAGATAAATTCAAAAAAGCAATGGAACTTTTATACTCACAGTTAGAAACACATCCAAGAACCAACTCTGGCAGTTTTTGGCATAAGAAAAGATACCCATTCCAAATTTGGTTAGATGGTCTATATATGGGTCAACCGTATTATGCTAGATACATTAAAGAATATACAGACAGTAACAACTATGATGATATACTGAAACAATTCAAAAATGTTAAAGAATATCTTTGGGATGAAGAAAGAGAATTATACATTCATGCATACGATGAAAATAAAGTGATGCAATGGGCAGACAAAGAAACAGGAAAAGCACCTAACGTATGGAGTAGAGCAGTTGGATGGGTTGCAATGGCATTAGTAGATGTAATGGAAATCTGTGATACCCCAGAAGTGACAGATGCATTAAAACCAATGTTAAAAGAACAAATTGATGGCATGATACGTTATCAAGATGATAGTGGTATGTGGTATCAAGTAGTGGATCAGCCAGAAGTTGAAGGCAATTATTTAGAAACAAGCGGAACTGTAATGTTTGCTTATGCCATTTTAAAAGGGGTAAGACTTGGACTTTTAGATGAAAAATACTTAGCAATTGGTAAAAAAGCTTTTAACGGAACAGTGAAGCAGTATTTCTATGAAGAAGATAATAAATACCATCTTGGAGGAACTTGTGAAGTAGCTGGTTTAGACAATGAAAAAAGAGATGGTAGTGTAGCTTATTACCTATCTGAAAAAATCGTTGTAGATGAAGCAAAAGGTGTGGCACCTTTCTTAATGGCTTTATCAGAAATGATTTTATTAGATTAA
- a CDS encoding UxaA family hydrolase produces the protein MNKLLRINQNDNVVIALDDLKKGEVVDGIQIMEDIGAGHKIAAVDIKEGENVVKYGSPIGSAQKGVSKGHQIHVHNTKTNLGDLNDYKYDGCVVDDIITKIPDRDVKIYRRKNGDIGIRNELWIVPTVACVNKIGEIIIDEFKSEIEDLSDIDGINVYSHPYGCSQMGDDHENTKLALQDIAKHPNAGGVLVLGLGCENNQIGQFKQTLGNYDDERIKFLISQEVDDEIEEGVKILKELYNKMKTDKREPGKLSELRIGLECGGSDGFSGISANPLLGELSDYLIYHGGTTVLTEVPEMFGAEHILMSRAKNEEVFHKIVKMINDFKMYYKNHGQTIYENPSPGNKKGGITTLEDKALGCTQKAGNSKVTDVLEYGEIIKEKGLNLLTAPGNDLVATTALGMSGCQIVLFTTGRGTPYGGFVPTMKISTNSALANKKPRWIDFNAGRLMEGVPMDELLIEFVDYLVDVVNGTMVNNEKNNAKEIAIFKSGVIL, from the coding sequence ATGAATAAATTATTAAGAATCAATCAAAATGATAATGTGGTCATTGCCTTAGATGACTTAAAAAAAGGCGAAGTTGTAGATGGAATCCAAATAATGGAAGATATTGGTGCAGGACATAAAATTGCAGCTGTAGATATTAAAGAAGGAGAAAATGTTGTTAAATATGGTTCTCCCATTGGATCAGCACAAAAAGGAGTATCTAAAGGTCATCAAATACATGTTCATAACACAAAAACCAATTTAGGAGACTTGAACGACTATAAATATGATGGTTGTGTTGTCGACGACATTATTACTAAGATACCAGACAGAGACGTGAAGATATATAGAAGAAAAAATGGAGACATTGGTATTCGTAATGAGTTATGGATTGTTCCAACAGTAGCTTGTGTCAATAAAATTGGTGAAATTATTATTGATGAATTTAAAAGCGAAATTGAAGATTTATCAGATATAGATGGTATTAACGTATATAGTCATCCATATGGCTGTTCACAAATGGGTGATGACCATGAAAACACAAAGTTAGCATTACAGGACATAGCCAAGCATCCAAATGCAGGCGGCGTATTGGTATTAGGACTTGGATGTGAAAACAATCAAATAGGCCAATTCAAACAAACCCTGGGTAATTATGATGACGAAAGAATCAAGTTCTTAATCTCTCAAGAAGTAGATGATGAGATAGAAGAAGGGGTAAAAATTCTTAAAGAACTATACAATAAAATGAAAACAGACAAAAGAGAACCAGGTAAGTTATCTGAGTTAAGAATTGGGCTTGAATGTGGCGGTTCTGATGGATTTAGTGGGATTTCGGCTAATCCGCTTTTAGGAGAGTTATCCGATTATTTAATTTATCATGGGGGTACAACGGTTCTAACAGAAGTTCCAGAAATGTTTGGAGCAGAGCACATACTAATGAGTAGAGCCAAAAACGAAGAAGTGTTTCATAAAATAGTAAAGATGATTAATGATTTTAAAATGTACTATAAAAACCATGGTCAAACCATTTATGAAAATCCATCACCTGGTAATAAAAAAGGTGGTATTACCACTTTAGAAGATAAAGCTTTAGGCTGTACTCAAAAAGCAGGTAATTCTAAAGTAACAGATGTATTAGAGTATGGTGAAATCATTAAAGAAAAAGGTTTAAATCTATTAACAGCACCAGGCAATGACCTTGTTGCCACAACAGCGTTAGGTATGTCAGGCTGTCAAATTGTCCTATTTACCACAGGTAGAGGAACACCTTATGGTGGATTCGTTCCTACTATGAAAATATCCACCAATTCTGCATTAGCTAATAAAAAGCCTAGATGGATTGATTTTAATGCTGGACGTTTAATGGAAGGTGTACCAATGGACGAATTATTAATAGAGTTTGTTGACTATCTTGTAGATGTCGTTAATGGCACAATGGTTAACAATGAAAAAAATAATGCCAAAGAAATTGCAATATTCAAATCTGGTGTTATATTATAA
- the kduI gene encoding 5-dehydro-4-deoxy-D-glucuronate isomerase produces MELDIRYANHPDDTKYYTTEELREHFLIEDVFVEDEISLTYSHQDRIIAGGVMPVNKELQLEGSKDLGVDFFLQGRELGAINIGGDGVIVLDGKEYEIKSRDGLYVGRGTKEVIFKSADPKNPAKFYVNSASAHKEYPTVQIEFDKANPVKLGEAETMNVRTIYQYVHPAVCESCQLSMGMTVLEPQSAWNTMPSHTHERRMEVYFYFDMGENDKVFHMMGQPNETRHIVMSNEQAVISPSWSLHSGVGTKNYTFIWGMCGENKEFTDMDHIPMNDLK; encoded by the coding sequence ATGGAATTAGATATTCGTTATGCCAATCACCCAGATGACACAAAATACTATACAACTGAAGAATTAAGAGAGCATTTCTTAATTGAAGACGTATTTGTTGAAGACGAAATAAGCTTAACTTATTCACATCAAGATCGTATTATTGCAGGTGGCGTTATGCCAGTCAATAAAGAATTGCAATTAGAAGGATCAAAAGATTTAGGGGTAGACTTTTTCTTACAAGGAAGAGAGCTTGGTGCAATAAACATCGGTGGAGATGGTGTTATTGTATTAGACGGTAAAGAATACGAAATAAAAAGCAGAGACGGGTTATATGTTGGTAGAGGAACAAAAGAAGTAATTTTTAAATCAGCAGACCCTAAAAATCCTGCAAAATTCTATGTAAATAGTGCAAGTGCACATAAAGAATACCCAACCGTTCAGATAGAGTTTGACAAAGCCAATCCAGTAAAACTTGGAGAGGCAGAAACAATGAACGTAAGAACCATTTATCAATACGTTCATCCAGCAGTATGTGAAAGTTGTCAACTAAGTATGGGAATGACAGTATTAGAGCCACAAAGTGCTTGGAATACAATGCCATCTCATACCCATGAAAGAAGAATGGAAGTCTATTTTTATTTTGATATGGGAGAAAATGATAAAGTATTCCATATGATGGGACAACCAAATGAAACAAGACACATTGTAATGAGTAATGAGCAAGCAGTCATCAGTCCGAGTTGGTCATTGCATTCAGGTGTTGGTACTAAAAATTATACATTTATTTGGGGTATGTGTGGAGAAAATAAAGAGTTTACTGATATGGACCATATTCCAATGAATGATTTAAAATAA
- a CDS encoding sugar kinase: MAKVITMGEIMLRLSTPGFSRFSQAQSFDVCYGGGEANVAVSLANYGHEAYFVSKLPKHEIGQAAVNSLRQYGVKTDFIARGGDRVGVYFLETGASMRASKVVYDRADSAIAQADIEDFDFDAIFKDADWFHWTGITPAISEKSAVVLEEALKAAKRNDVTVSVDLNFRKKLWTPEQAQKVMKNLMQYVDVCIGNEEDAEKCLGFKPGDTNVESGELELEGYKKIFKEMKEEFGFKILATTLRESISASENGWSALIYDGNEFYHSKHYNIKLVDRVGGGDSFSGGLIHGLLTRENFKAGLEYAVAASALKQTIPGDFNLVMEDEVEVLVQGDASGRVQR, translated from the coding sequence ATGGCTAAAGTAATTACTATGGGAGAAATCATGTTAAGATTGTCAACTCCTGGATTTTCAAGATTTTCACAAGCTCAAAGTTTTGACGTATGTTATGGTGGAGGAGAAGCAAATGTTGCAGTTTCATTAGCAAACTATGGACATGAAGCGTATTTTGTTTCAAAACTTCCTAAACATGAAATTGGTCAAGCTGCAGTAAACAGTTTAAGACAATACGGTGTAAAAACAGACTTTATTGCTCGTGGTGGTGATAGAGTAGGTGTTTATTTTCTTGAAACAGGTGCATCAATGAGAGCATCAAAAGTAGTTTATGATAGAGCAGATTCTGCTATTGCACAAGCTGATATCGAGGATTTTGATTTTGATGCAATATTTAAAGATGCAGATTGGTTCCACTGGACAGGAATTACACCAGCTATTTCTGAAAAAAGTGCAGTTGTTTTAGAAGAAGCGTTAAAAGCTGCAAAAAGAAATGATGTAACTGTATCTGTAGACTTAAACTTCCGTAAAAAATTATGGACACCAGAACAAGCACAAAAAGTTATGAAAAACTTAATGCAATATGTAGATGTTTGTATTGGTAATGAAGAAGATGCTGAGAAATGCTTAGGATTTAAACCTGGAGATACAAATGTAGAGTCAGGAGAATTAGAATTAGAAGGATACAAAAAAATATTCAAAGAAATGAAAGAAGAATTTGGATTTAAAATTCTTGCTACAACTTTACGTGAAAGTATTTCAGCTAGTGAAAATGGTTGGAGTGCACTTATATATGATGGTAATGAATTCTATCATTCAAAACATTACAATATTAAATTAGTTGACCGCGTAGGTGGAGGAGACTCATTCTCAGGAGGATTAATCCATGGTTTATTAACCAGAGAAAACTTCAAAGCTGGATTAGAATATGCTGTAGCAGCAAGTGCGTTAAAACAAACAATTCCAGGTGACTTTAACTTAGTTATGGAAGATGAAGTTGAAGTTTTAGTACAAGGTGATGCTTCAGGACGTGTACAAAGATAA
- the kduD gene encoding 2-dehydro-3-deoxy-D-gluconate 5-dehydrogenase KduD, whose protein sequence is MMLDKFKLDGKVAIVTGAAQGLGQGMAIGLAEAGADIVNVGIGDDSETKAKIEGLGRKYLGINANLMSIEPVNGIIDEVVEKFGKIDILLNNAGTIRREDVLDFSEKDWDDVMNLNLKTVFFLSQAVGKQFVKQGTGGKIINIASMLSFQGGIRVPSYTASKSGIKGITMLLANELASKNINVNAIAPGYMATANTAPIRADEARNKAIVDRIPAGEWGTPEDLAGTAVFLASEASKYINGYTIAVDGGWLAR, encoded by the coding sequence ATGATGTTAGACAAATTTAAATTAGATGGAAAAGTAGCAATTGTAACAGGAGCAGCACAAGGTTTAGGACAAGGAATGGCTATAGGACTTGCAGAAGCAGGAGCAGATATCGTCAATGTAGGTATTGGTGATGATTCAGAAACAAAAGCAAAAATAGAAGGTTTAGGTAGAAAATACTTAGGCATCAATGCAAACCTTATGTCTATCGAACCAGTTAACGGAATTATTGATGAAGTTGTAGAAAAGTTTGGGAAAATCGACATTCTTTTAAATAATGCAGGAACCATTAGACGTGAAGATGTTTTAGACTTCTCAGAAAAAGATTGGGATGATGTAATGAATCTTAATCTTAAAACAGTATTTTTCTTATCACAAGCAGTTGGAAAACAATTTGTGAAACAAGGAACGGGCGGAAAAATTATAAACATCGCTTCAATGCTTTCATTCCAAGGTGGTATAAGAGTACCTTCTTATACAGCAAGTAAATCAGGAATCAAAGGTATTACAATGTTATTAGCTAATGAATTAGCTAGCAAAAACATTAATGTTAATGCAATCGCACCTGGATATATGGCTACTGCAAATACGGCTCCAATTCGTGCAGATGAAGCTAGAAATAAAGCAATCGTAGATCGTATTCCAGCTGGAGAATGGGGTACACCAGAAGATTTAGCTGGAACGGCTGTATTCTTAGCATCAGAAGCAAGTAAATACATTAATGGATATACAATAGCTGTTGATGGCGGATGGTTAGCTAGATAA